A window from Variovorax sp. PBL-E5 encodes these proteins:
- a CDS encoding TauD/TfdA dioxygenase family protein → MQLLPASPLVGTDVVDIDLRQPLVQSQRDALIQALGATGVLFFRDQTLTPEQHVAFAQQIGSIDINRFFTPVPGHPMIAEVRKEPDQKSNIGGGWHTDHSYDTAPALGSILYAREVPRVGGDTIFASMYAAYDALSDGLKKTLEGLDALHSSKHVFGAGRTRDWGDLQGRLQNMGAATQDAVHPVVVAHPISGRKLLYVNPDFTVKIDGWSIAESNALLDHLYQHAARPEFQYRFHWTDGAIAFWDNRATWHYALNDYQGERRLMHRITIAGVPLRRDAVSAAAPVSAVTG, encoded by the coding sequence ATGCAACTTCTACCCGCTTCACCCCTTGTCGGAACCGACGTGGTCGACATCGACCTGCGCCAGCCTCTCGTGCAGTCGCAACGCGACGCCCTGATCCAGGCGCTGGGCGCGACCGGTGTCCTGTTCTTCAGGGACCAGACGCTGACGCCCGAGCAGCACGTGGCTTTCGCACAGCAGATCGGGTCGATCGACATCAACCGGTTCTTCACGCCCGTCCCCGGCCATCCGATGATTGCGGAGGTCCGCAAGGAGCCGGATCAGAAGTCCAACATCGGCGGCGGCTGGCACACCGACCACAGCTACGACACGGCGCCGGCGCTCGGTTCCATCCTCTATGCACGCGAAGTGCCGCGCGTCGGCGGCGACACGATCTTCGCGAGCATGTATGCGGCCTACGACGCGTTGTCCGACGGACTCAAGAAGACGCTCGAAGGCCTCGATGCGCTGCACTCGAGCAAGCATGTCTTCGGCGCCGGCCGCACGCGCGACTGGGGCGATCTGCAGGGCCGGTTGCAGAACATGGGTGCGGCCACGCAGGACGCGGTCCACCCCGTGGTGGTGGCGCATCCGATCAGCGGCCGCAAGCTGCTCTACGTCAATCCCGATTTCACCGTGAAGATCGACGGCTGGAGCATCGCCGAATCCAACGCCTTGCTCGACCATCTCTATCAACATGCGGCGCGGCCCGAGTTCCAGTACCGGTTCCACTGGACCGATGGCGCCATTGCCTTCTGGGACAACCGGGCGACCTGGCACTACGCGCTCAACGACTACCAGGGTGAACGGCGGCTGATGCATCGCATCACCATCGCCGGCGTGCCGCTGCGGCGCGACGCAGTCTCCGCGGCCGCGCCGGTTTCCGCCGTGACCGGCTGA
- a CDS encoding histone deacetylase family protein: MRSIYNDRHALHHGKVEMFRGELMPCFEIPARVDHVLRELKARGLGPIDAPAAFDDAAIARVHAPRYIDFLAKAWDEWVALDPANAGRDALPSYWPIRTFRSDVLPASFAARLGLFSYDAGSPLTAGTWTAARAGADCALTAVRHVLAGERAAFALTRPPGHHAGVDFFGGYCFLNNAAIAAQALRDAGVERVAVLDIDYHHGNGTQAIFYERADVQFTSLHGDPHTEYPYYLGYADERGAGAGAGFNRNLPLARGTGFAAWREALASALRGIADFRPGALVVSLGLDTFEGDPIAGFTLATPDYLHIGEDLARAGLPTVFVFEGGYAVAEVGTNAVNVLDGFMQHAG; encoded by the coding sequence ATGCGCAGCATCTACAACGACCGGCACGCGCTGCACCACGGCAAGGTGGAGATGTTCCGTGGCGAGCTGATGCCGTGCTTCGAGATCCCGGCGCGGGTCGATCATGTGCTGCGCGAACTCAAGGCGCGCGGGCTCGGACCGATCGATGCGCCGGCCGCGTTCGACGATGCGGCCATCGCGCGCGTGCATGCGCCGCGCTATATCGATTTCCTGGCGAAGGCCTGGGACGAATGGGTCGCGCTGGATCCGGCGAATGCCGGGCGCGATGCGCTGCCCTCGTACTGGCCGATCCGCACTTTCCGTTCGGACGTGCTGCCCGCAAGCTTTGCGGCGCGGCTCGGCCTGTTCTCGTACGACGCGGGATCGCCGCTGACTGCGGGCACGTGGACCGCGGCACGCGCCGGCGCCGATTGCGCGCTGACCGCCGTGCGGCACGTGCTCGCGGGCGAACGCGCGGCCTTCGCGCTCACGCGGCCGCCGGGCCATCACGCAGGCGTCGACTTCTTCGGCGGCTACTGCTTCCTCAACAACGCGGCCATTGCGGCCCAGGCGCTGCGCGATGCCGGCGTCGAACGCGTCGCGGTGCTCGACATCGACTACCACCACGGCAACGGCACGCAGGCCATCTTCTACGAGCGCGCCGACGTGCAGTTCACCAGCCTGCACGGCGATCCGCACACCGAGTACCCGTACTACCTCGGCTATGCCGACGAGCGCGGCGCCGGTGCGGGTGCAGGCTTCAACCGCAACCTGCCGCTGGCGCGCGGCACGGGCTTCGCTGCATGGCGCGAGGCGCTCGCGAGCGCGCTGCGCGGCATCGCGGATTTCCGGCCCGGCGCGCTGGTGGTGTCGCTCGGGCTCGATACCTTCGAAGGCGACCCGATCGCCGGCTTCACACTCGCGACGCCGGACTACCTGCACATCGGCGAAGACCTCGCGCGCGCCGGGCTGCCTACCGTCTTCGTGTTCGAGGGCGGCTATGCGGTGGCCGAGGTCGGCACCAATGCGGTCAATGTGCTGGACGGGTTCATGCAGCACGCGGGCTGA
- the uvrA gene encoding excinuclease ABC subunit UvrA has protein sequence MTQGSIRIRGARQHNLQNLDLDIRTGEMTVVTGPSGSGKSSLVFDTLYAEGQRRYVETFSAYARQFLDRMDKPAVDKVEGVPPAIAIDQTNPVRSSRSTVGTMTELNDHLKLLFARAAQLFDRETALPVRHDSPDSIYAELAMRASAAGDPRVVVTFPVELPASTTADEVTQWLSASGFTRVQAEREIATPTGPRKVLDVVADRFRIAGAERARVVEAIEVALKRGSGRLTVYALPADESASSEIWKFSTGLHCPESDIRYADPIPSMFSFNSAVGACETCRGFGRVIGVDLGLVIPNDKLTLRAGAIKTIQTPAWKEAQDDLMRHAETAGIPRDTPWNKLTPEQQAWVIEGSPNWKGKWNQQWYGVRRFFGYLESKAYKMHIRVLLSKYRSYTPCPTCAGARLKLESLLWRIGSKRDADAVLDPGKRFMPVGVKWSREQLEALPGLCLHDLMMLPIERLRRFFDGFGISPSPSGGGPGWGQAPAASAAGPHPSLSPEGEGARHGEQQALKLLHEEITTRLRYLHDVGIGYLTLDRQSRTLSGGEVQRINLTTALGTSLVNTLFVLDEPSIGLHPRDMNRITEAMLRLRDAGNTLVVVEHDPAVMLAADRVIDMGPGPGVRGGQIVFDGSTDALRDADTLTGQYLGGRKQIGMGFRRMVTDNTPRLILEGVREHNLQNATVELPLARLVCITGVSGSGKSTLIQDVLAPALMRHFGKATETPGAHDRLLGADLLSDVVFVDQSPIGKTARSNPASYVGAWDAIREIFATAALSRQRGYTASKFSFNSGDGRCPTCGGSGFEHVEMQFLSDVYLRCPDCDGKRYRPEILEVTIERASRSFNVADVLDLTVAEAAAVFEMDREVLRVLQPIVDVGLDYVKLGQPVPTLSGGEAQRLKLAGFLAEAAKNGSSSRQPLARKGTLFLFDEPTTGLHFDDIARLMRALRKLLDAGHSLVVIEHNLDVIRASDWVVDLGPEGGEGGGRVVAVGTPEQVRENRASLTGAALADYELAVGPGAYKVAERAARSYAARVQPAVGRDAIQIVNAREHNLKNLTVDIPRGKFSVVTGVSGSGKSTLAFDILFNEGQRRYLESLNAYARSIVQPAGRPEVDAVYGIPPTVAIEQRLSRGGRKSTVGTTTEVWHFLRLLYVKLGIQHCIHDGAAVQPQTPDSIAAQLMKNFKGQHIGLLAPLVSNRKGVYTELADWARPRGYTHLRVDGEFLPTTGFPRIDRFKEHSIELPVASLDVLPSEETTLRQALTKALEHGKGVVHVMSDLTGLRGAMMAGAPTLGIGRAHVFSTLRACPVCSTSYAQLDPRLFSYNSKHGWCPDCVGTGVKLTKEQRKVFDDSVLGDDNRGREQTFAEPEVEDVADAMCPTCEGTRLNATARAVMFGGGGVAGEAWGEGGIGITQLARMSVTDIRIWFEQIALTGRQGEIARDLVPEIKSRLEFLEEVGLGYLTLDRGAPTLSGGEAQRIRLAAQLGSNLQGVCYVLDEPTIGLHARDNQILLDALHKLGDKGNTLVVVEHDEDTIRRADHVIDIGPSAGKRGGRLVAEGSVADIERAADSQTGRYLRDAMKHPLQARRPVPLPEPGSPDWLTVRGADLHNLQDVTVPLPLHRLVAVTGVSGSGKSTLARDVLLANVYAIVVQRMTKAGRDADAAGKRPKWVGCSGVDGYETIDRVLEVDQTPIGKTPRSCPATYIGFWDTIRKLFADTLEAKARGYGPARFSFNTGEGRCPGCDGAGVRTIEMSFLPDVKVPCEVCHGARFNPETLAVSWRGKSIGDVLQMEVDEAVEFFAAMPHISHPLQLLKDVGLGYLTLGQPSPTLSGGEAQRIKLVTELSKVRDDVTRRGNKAPHTLYVLDEPTVGLHMADVEKLIHVLHRLVNGGHSVVVIEHDLDVIAEADWLIDLGPEGGNGGGRVVAAAPPEEVVRLGTHTGVALAPVLARSAAQVLRMPPAREATLVPEPVRREA, from the coding sequence ATGACACAGGGCTCCATCCGGATTCGCGGTGCACGTCAGCACAACCTCCAGAACCTCGATCTCGACATCCGCACCGGCGAGATGACCGTGGTCACCGGCCCGAGCGGCTCGGGCAAGTCCAGCCTGGTGTTCGACACGCTCTACGCCGAAGGCCAGCGGCGCTATGTCGAGACCTTCTCGGCCTATGCGCGGCAGTTCCTCGACCGCATGGACAAGCCGGCCGTCGACAAGGTCGAAGGCGTGCCGCCGGCCATCGCGATCGACCAGACCAATCCGGTGCGTTCGTCGCGCTCGACCGTCGGCACGATGACCGAGCTCAACGACCACCTCAAGCTGCTGTTCGCGCGCGCGGCACAGCTGTTCGACCGCGAGACGGCGCTGCCGGTGCGGCACGATTCGCCGGACTCGATCTATGCCGAGCTCGCGATGCGCGCGTCCGCTGCCGGCGATCCGCGCGTGGTGGTCACGTTTCCCGTGGAGCTGCCGGCCAGCACCACGGCCGACGAGGTCACGCAATGGCTGTCGGCCAGCGGCTTCACGCGCGTGCAGGCCGAGCGCGAGATCGCGACGCCGACCGGGCCGCGCAAGGTGCTCGACGTGGTGGCCGATCGCTTCCGCATCGCCGGCGCCGAACGCGCGCGCGTGGTCGAGGCGATCGAGGTCGCGCTCAAGCGCGGCAGCGGGCGGCTCACCGTGTATGCCTTGCCGGCTGACGAAAGCGCATCATCCGAGATCTGGAAATTCTCCACGGGCCTTCATTGCCCCGAGAGCGACATCCGCTACGCCGACCCGATCCCGTCGATGTTCTCCTTCAACTCCGCGGTCGGCGCCTGCGAGACCTGCCGCGGCTTCGGCCGCGTGATCGGCGTCGACCTCGGCCTCGTGATTCCCAACGACAAGCTCACGCTGCGCGCCGGCGCCATCAAGACCATCCAGACGCCCGCCTGGAAAGAGGCGCAGGACGACCTGATGCGCCACGCCGAAACGGCCGGCATCCCCCGCGACACGCCCTGGAACAAGCTCACGCCCGAGCAGCAGGCCTGGGTGATCGAGGGCTCGCCCAACTGGAAGGGCAAGTGGAACCAGCAGTGGTATGGCGTGCGCCGCTTCTTCGGCTACCTGGAGAGCAAGGCCTACAAGATGCACATCCGCGTGCTCTTGTCCAAGTACCGCAGCTACACGCCGTGCCCGACCTGCGCGGGTGCGCGGCTCAAGCTCGAGAGCCTCTTGTGGCGCATCGGCAGCAAGCGGGATGCCGATGCGGTGCTCGATCCGGGCAAGCGCTTCATGCCGGTGGGCGTGAAGTGGTCGCGCGAACAGCTGGAGGCGCTGCCGGGGCTGTGCCTGCACGATCTGATGATGTTGCCGATCGAGCGGCTGCGGCGCTTCTTCGATGGGTTCGGTATTTCTCCCTCCCCCTCCGGGGGAGGGCCGGGGTGGGGGCAGGCGCCCGCAGCGAGCGCAGCCGGCCCCCATCCCAGCCTTTCCCCGGAGGGGGAAGGCGCGAGGCATGGGGAGCAACAAGCGCTCAAGCTGCTGCACGAAGAGATCACGACGCGCCTGCGCTACCTCCACGACGTCGGTATCGGCTACCTCACGCTCGACCGCCAGAGCCGCACGCTGAGCGGCGGCGAGGTGCAGCGCATCAACCTCACGACCGCGCTCGGCACCTCGCTGGTCAACACGCTGTTCGTGCTCGACGAGCCCAGCATCGGCCTGCATCCGCGCGACATGAACCGCATCACCGAGGCCATGCTGCGCCTGCGCGACGCAGGCAACACGCTGGTGGTGGTCGAGCATGACCCGGCCGTGATGCTGGCCGCCGACCGCGTGATCGACATGGGCCCGGGGCCCGGCGTGCGCGGCGGGCAGATCGTGTTCGACGGCAGCACCGATGCGCTGCGCGATGCCGACACGCTGACCGGCCAGTACCTCGGCGGACGCAAGCAGATCGGCATGGGCTTTCGCCGCATGGTCACCGACAACACGCCGCGGCTGATCCTCGAAGGCGTGCGCGAGCACAACCTGCAGAACGCGACCGTGGAGCTGCCGCTCGCGCGCCTGGTCTGCATCACCGGCGTCAGCGGTTCGGGCAAGTCGACCCTGATCCAGGATGTGCTGGCGCCCGCGCTGATGCGCCATTTCGGCAAGGCCACCGAAACGCCGGGCGCGCACGACCGGCTGCTCGGTGCCGATCTGCTGAGCGATGTGGTCTTCGTCGACCAGTCGCCGATCGGCAAGACCGCGCGTTCCAATCCCGCGAGCTACGTCGGCGCCTGGGATGCGATCCGCGAGATCTTCGCGACCGCTGCGCTCTCGCGCCAGCGCGGCTACACGGCCTCGAAGTTCAGCTTCAACAGCGGCGACGGCCGCTGCCCGACCTGCGGCGGCTCGGGCTTCGAGCACGTCGAGATGCAGTTCCTGTCCGACGTCTACCTGCGCTGCCCCGACTGCGACGGCAAGCGCTACCGGCCCGAGATCCTCGAGGTCACGATCGAGCGCGCATCGCGCAGCTTCAACGTCGCCGACGTGCTCGACCTCACGGTGGCCGAGGCCGCCGCGGTGTTCGAGATGGACCGCGAGGTGCTGCGCGTGCTGCAGCCGATCGTCGATGTCGGGCTCGACTACGTCAAACTCGGCCAGCCCGTGCCCACGCTCAGCGGCGGCGAGGCGCAGCGGCTCAAGCTCGCGGGCTTCCTCGCCGAGGCGGCGAAGAACGGCAGCTCGAGCCGGCAGCCGCTGGCGCGCAAGGGCACGCTGTTCCTGTTCGACGAGCCGACCACCGGCCTGCACTTCGACGACATCGCGCGGCTGATGCGCGCGCTGCGCAAGCTGCTCGATGCCGGGCATTCGCTGGTCGTGATCGAGCACAACCTCGACGTCATCCGCGCCAGCGACTGGGTGGTCGACCTCGGCCCCGAAGGCGGCGAGGGCGGCGGCCGGGTGGTGGCGGTCGGCACGCCCGAGCAGGTGCGCGAGAACCGCGCCTCGCTCACCGGTGCGGCGCTGGCCGACTACGAACTGGCCGTTGGCCCCGGCGCCTACAAGGTGGCGGAACGCGCGGCGCGTTCGTATGCCGCGCGCGTGCAGCCGGCGGTCGGGCGCGATGCGATCCAGATCGTCAACGCGCGCGAGCACAACCTCAAGAACCTCACGGTCGACATCCCGCGCGGCAAGTTCAGCGTGGTGACCGGCGTCAGCGGCTCGGGCAAATCGACGCTGGCCTTCGACATCCTGTTCAACGAAGGCCAACGCCGCTATCTCGAATCGTTGAACGCCTATGCGCGCAGCATCGTGCAGCCCGCGGGCCGGCCCGAGGTCGATGCGGTCTACGGCATTCCGCCGACCGTCGCGATCGAGCAGCGCCTGTCGCGCGGCGGGCGCAAGAGCACCGTGGGCACCACCACCGAGGTCTGGCATTTCCTGCGGCTCCTCTACGTCAAGCTCGGCATCCAGCACTGCATTCACGATGGCGCCGCGGTGCAACCACAGACGCCCGACAGCATCGCGGCGCAGCTCATGAAGAACTTCAAGGGCCAGCACATCGGCCTGCTCGCGCCGCTGGTGAGCAACCGCAAGGGCGTCTATACCGAGCTGGCCGACTGGGCGCGGCCGCGCGGCTACACGCACCTGCGGGTCGACGGCGAATTCCTGCCGACCACCGGCTTTCCGCGCATCGACCGCTTCAAGGAACACAGCATCGAGTTGCCGGTCGCGAGCCTCGACGTGCTGCCGTCCGAAGAGACGACCTTGCGCCAGGCGCTGACCAAGGCGCTCGAACACGGCAAGGGCGTGGTGCATGTGATGAGCGATCTCACCGGCCTGCGCGGCGCGATGATGGCCGGCGCGCCGACGCTCGGCATCGGCCGCGCGCATGTGTTCTCGACGCTGCGCGCCTGCCCGGTCTGCAGCACCAGCTATGCGCAGCTCGACCCGCGCCTCTTCTCGTACAACAGCAAGCACGGCTGGTGCCCGGATTGCGTGGGCACCGGCGTCAAGCTCACGAAGGAGCAGCGCAAGGTGTTCGACGACTCGGTGCTCGGCGACGACAACCGCGGCCGCGAGCAGACCTTCGCGGAGCCCGAGGTCGAGGATGTCGCTGACGCGATGTGCCCGACCTGCGAAGGCACGCGGCTCAACGCCACGGCGCGGGCCGTGATGTTCGGCGGCGGCGGTGTCGCGGGCGAAGCCTGGGGCGAAGGCGGCATCGGCATCACGCAGCTCGCGCGCATGAGCGTCACCGACATCCGCATCTGGTTCGAGCAGATCGCGCTGACCGGCCGCCAGGGCGAGATCGCGCGCGACCTCGTGCCCGAGATCAAGAGCCGGCTCGAATTCCTCGAAGAGGTCGGCCTCGGCTATCTCACGCTCGACCGCGGCGCGCCGACCTTGAGCGGTGGCGAGGCGCAGCGCATCCGGCTCGCGGCGCAGCTCGGCAGCAACCTGCAGGGCGTGTGCTACGTGCTCGACGAGCCGACCATCGGCCTGCACGCGCGCGACAACCAGATCCTGCTCGACGCGCTGCACAAGCTCGGCGACAAGGGCAACACGCTGGTGGTGGTGGAGCACGACGAGGACACCATCCGCCGCGCCGACCATGTGATCGACATCGGCCCCAGCGCCGGCAAGCGCGGCGGCCGGCTGGTGGCCGAGGGCAGCGTCGCCGACATCGAACGTGCCGCCGATTCGCAGACCGGCCGCTACCTGCGCGATGCGATGAAGCATCCGCTGCAGGCACGGCGCCCGGTGCCGCTGCCCGAGCCCGGATCGCCGGACTGGCTCACGGTGCGCGGCGCCGACCTGCACAACCTGCAGGACGTCACGGTGCCGCTGCCGCTGCATCGGCTGGTCGCGGTCACCGGCGTCAGCGGCTCGGGCAAGTCGACGCTCGCGCGCGACGTGCTGCTCGCCAACGTCTACGCGATCGTCGTGCAGCGCATGACCAAGGCCGGCCGCGATGCCGATGCCGCCGGCAAGCGGCCGAAGTGGGTCGGGTGCAGCGGCGTCGACGGCTACGAGACCATCGACCGCGTGCTCGAAGTCGACCAGACGCCGATCGGCAAGACCCCGCGCAGCTGCCCGGCCACCTACATCGGCTTCTGGGACACCATCCGCAAGCTGTTCGCCGACACGCTGGAGGCGAAGGCGCGCGGCTACGGCCCGGCGCGCTTCAGCTTCAACACCGGCGAGGGCCGCTGCCCCGGCTGCGACGGCGCCGGCGTGCGCACCATCGAGATGAGCTTCCTGCCCGACGTCAAGGTGCCGTGCGAGGTCTGCCACGGCGCGCGCTTCAATCCCGAGACGCTGGCCGTCAGCTGGCGCGGCAAGAGCATCGGCGACGTGCTGCAGATGGAGGTCGACGAGGCGGTCGAGTTCTTCGCCGCCATGCCCCACATCAGCCATCCGCTGCAGTTGCTCAAGGACGTGGGCCTGGGCTACCTCACGCTCGGCCAGCCCTCGCCGACGCTGAGCGGCGGCGAGGCGCAGCGCATCAAGCTCGTGACCGAACTCAGCAAGGTGCGCGACGACGTCACGCGGCGCGGCAACAAGGCGCCGCACACGCTCTACGTGCTCGACGAGCCGACGGTCGGGCTGCACATGGCCGACGTCGAGAAGCTGATCCACGTGCTGCACCGGCTGGTCAACGGCGGCCACAGCGTGGTCGTGATCGAGCACGACCTCGACGTCATCGCCGAAGCCGACTGGCTGATCGATCTCGGGCCCGAAGGCGGCAACGGCGGCGGGCGCGTGGTCGCCGCGGCGCCGCCCGAGGAAGTGGTGCGCCTCGGCACGCACACGGGCGTGGCGCTGGCACCGGTGCTGGCGCGTTCCGCCGCGCAGGTGCTGCGCATGCCGCCCGCGCGCGAGGCGACGCTGGTGCCGGAGCCTGTCCGGCGGGAAGCCTGA
- a CDS encoding ABC transporter substrate-binding protein — MKKHTRTWGIRACAALLLALATLSTSAQILIGQTAGMTGPTAAPLNEANSGAQLVIDAANAKGGINGEKIEMVRIDDAFDARRAGENARVLIEDKKVVALFLSRGTPNTQAMIPWLDKYGVALIGPSTGAMVLYKPLQKHVFNVRATYQSEAEKAVQHLVTIGLTRIVVVHAADSFGKDALAGAMTGFDKARQKPAAVVAADREKPDYASIVPKITGADAQAVLWFGASQVVADGVKALRAAGSAAQVVTLSNNASSGFIKQLGDASSGVIVTQVFPNEHLIGQPMVHEALALAQAKGQTELSPAVLEGFAAAKVLVEALRRAGPKPTRAKVLAALETMHDYDLGGLEVHYSPQSHAGIDFADLSIISQGKFKR, encoded by the coding sequence ATGAAAAAACATACCCGAACATGGGGGATCCGCGCCTGCGCGGCCCTCCTGCTGGCCCTCGCCACCCTGAGCACATCAGCCCAGATCCTCATCGGCCAGACGGCCGGCATGACCGGCCCCACCGCCGCTCCCTTGAACGAAGCCAACAGCGGCGCCCAGCTGGTCATCGACGCGGCGAACGCCAAGGGCGGCATCAACGGCGAAAAGATCGAGATGGTCCGCATCGACGATGCCTTCGACGCCCGGCGCGCCGGCGAGAACGCGCGCGTGCTGATCGAGGACAAGAAGGTGGTCGCGCTGTTCCTGAGCCGCGGCACGCCGAACACCCAGGCCATGATCCCCTGGCTCGACAAGTATGGCGTGGCGCTGATCGGGCCATCGACCGGCGCCATGGTGCTGTACAAGCCGCTGCAGAAACACGTGTTCAACGTGCGCGCGACCTACCAGAGCGAAGCCGAGAAAGCGGTCCAGCACCTGGTCACCATCGGCCTGACGCGGATCGTCGTGGTGCACGCGGCCGACTCCTTCGGCAAGGATGCGCTCGCGGGCGCCATGACGGGCTTCGACAAGGCCAGGCAGAAGCCGGCCGCGGTCGTGGCGGCGGACCGCGAGAAACCCGACTACGCGAGCATCGTGCCGAAGATCACCGGCGCCGACGCCCAGGCGGTGTTGTGGTTCGGCGCCAGCCAGGTGGTGGCCGACGGCGTCAAGGCCTTGCGCGCCGCGGGCTCGGCGGCGCAGGTCGTCACGCTGTCCAACAATGCCTCGTCGGGTTTCATCAAGCAGCTGGGCGATGCGAGCAGCGGCGTGATCGTGACCCAGGTGTTCCCCAACGAGCACCTGATCGGCCAGCCGATGGTCCACGAAGCCCTCGCGCTCGCGCAGGCCAAGGGCCAGACCGAGCTGTCACCGGCCGTGCTCGAGGGCTTCGCCGCGGCCAAGGTGCTGGTCGAAGCGCTGCGCCGTGCCGGCCCGAAGCCGACACGCGCCAAGGTGCTCGCTGCGCTCGAGACCATGCACGACTACGACCTCGGCGGACTGGAGGTGCACTATTCGCCCCAGAGCCACGCCGGCATCGATTTCGCCGACCTCTCCATCATCAGCCAAGGCAAATTCAAGAGATAG
- a CDS encoding MFS transporter: MAATLDSRGAPTSAPRPMSREEKKVIFASSLGTVFEWYDFYLYGSLAGIIAKQFFSGLDAGAAFIFALLAFAAGFLVRPFGAIVFGRLGDMIGRKYTFLVTILIMGLSTFIVGLLPSYGTIGVAAPVILIALRMLQGLALGGEYGGAATYVAEHSPFGKRGAYTSWIQTTATLGLFLSLLVILGVREGVGEAAFNDWAWRIPFLVSIFLLAISVWIRLSLSESPAFQKMKAEGKTSKAPLSESFGQWKNLKIVILALVGLTAGQAVVWYTGQFYALFFLTAQLKVDATTANLMIAAALALGTPFFVIFGTLSDKIGRKPIIMAGCLLAVVTYFPVFKMLTEAANPDLAKAQATAGVTVTADPKSCSFQGNPVAREIDFKSSCDIAKRYLVQNSVSYNNIDGAPGSKAVVKIGDKTVEAPVGNVVNLKFDEASAKDIAAFKKGVGDDLKAAGYPSKADPAKMNKFMSVLMLFWLVLLVTMVYGPIAAMLVELFPTRIRYTSMSLPYHIGNGWFGGLLPTTAFAIVATTGNMYNGLWYPIIIAAVTLVVGTLFIRETKDVDIYAND, encoded by the coding sequence ATGGCAGCCACACTGGATTCGCGCGGAGCGCCCACGAGCGCGCCCCGGCCCATGAGCCGGGAGGAGAAGAAGGTCATCTTCGCCTCCTCCCTCGGCACCGTGTTCGAGTGGTACGACTTCTATCTCTACGGCTCGCTGGCGGGGATCATCGCCAAGCAGTTCTTCAGCGGCCTGGATGCGGGAGCGGCCTTCATCTTCGCGCTGCTGGCCTTCGCGGCCGGCTTCCTGGTGCGGCCCTTCGGCGCCATCGTGTTCGGCCGGCTGGGCGACATGATCGGGCGCAAGTACACCTTTCTGGTGACCATCCTGATCATGGGCCTGTCGACCTTCATCGTCGGCCTGTTGCCCAGCTACGGGACCATTGGCGTCGCGGCGCCCGTGATCCTGATCGCGCTGCGCATGCTGCAGGGCCTGGCGCTCGGCGGCGAGTACGGCGGTGCCGCCACCTACGTGGCCGAGCACTCGCCCTTCGGCAAGCGCGGCGCCTACACCTCGTGGATCCAGACCACCGCCACGCTCGGCCTGTTCCTGAGCCTGCTGGTGATTCTGGGGGTGCGCGAAGGCGTCGGCGAGGCGGCGTTCAACGACTGGGCCTGGCGCATTCCGTTCCTGGTGTCGATCTTCCTGCTCGCCATCTCGGTGTGGATCCGGCTGTCGCTGTCCGAGTCGCCGGCCTTCCAGAAGATGAAGGCCGAGGGCAAGACCTCGAAGGCGCCGCTGTCCGAGTCCTTCGGCCAATGGAAGAACCTCAAGATCGTGATCCTGGCGCTGGTCGGCCTCACAGCCGGGCAGGCCGTGGTCTGGTACACGGGCCAGTTCTATGCGCTGTTCTTCCTCACGGCGCAGCTCAAGGTCGATGCGACCACGGCCAACCTGATGATCGCCGCGGCGCTCGCGCTCGGCACGCCCTTCTTCGTGATCTTCGGCACGCTGTCGGACAAGATCGGCCGCAAGCCGATCATCATGGCCGGCTGCCTGCTGGCGGTGGTGACCTACTTTCCGGTCTTCAAGATGCTGACCGAGGCCGCCAATCCCGACCTCGCCAAGGCCCAGGCCACGGCCGGCGTGACGGTGACGGCCGATCCCAAGTCCTGCTCCTTCCAGGGCAACCCGGTGGCGCGCGAGATCGACTTCAAGAGCTCGTGCGACATCGCCAAGCGCTACCTGGTGCAGAACTCGGTGAGCTACAACAACATTGACGGCGCGCCGGGCTCCAAGGCCGTGGTCAAGATCGGCGACAAGACGGTCGAGGCGCCGGTCGGCAACGTGGTCAACCTCAAGTTCGACGAGGCTTCGGCCAAGGACATCGCCGCCTTCAAGAAGGGCGTGGGCGACGACCTGAAGGCGGCCGGCTATCCGAGCAAGGCCGACCCCGCGAAGATGAACAAGTTCATGTCGGTGCTGATGCTGTTCTGGCTGGTGCTGCTGGTGACGATGGTCTATGGCCCGATCGCGGCGATGCTGGTCGAGTTGTTCCCCACGCGCATCCGCTACACCTCCATGAGCCTGCCGTACCACATCGGCAACGGCTGGTTCGGCGGCCTGCTGCCCACCACCGCCTTCGCGATCGTGGCGACCACCGGGAACATGTACAACGGGCTCTGGTATCCGATCATCATTGCGGCAGTGACACTCGTCGTGGGCACCCTTTTCATCCGCGAAACCAAGGACGTAGACATCTACGCCAACGACTGA